From one Bifidobacterium sp. WK012_4_13 genomic stretch:
- a CDS encoding TspO/MBR family protein, translated as MAERQTGSDQARESAESLNPLDPPSFPDDGNSDDSVSYGNVSDDNVSDDNVSYDNIEGRTVGTRTADDSTVSEPSQDLTADANEKIPVESTGNPSSDPTSEPKTKRVSQTSVLWICWAIMVAFNAYSELGRLGGTTTGEISNREFAWFTPAGYVFAIWGVIYIALAVFLAVLPREHLPLLWSTGFNAVGILFVVSCILNVSWLIAWHYEQFTASMIIIVAVAISVWLMYALLRRAGAGILAWAPISIYASWLAVATCANASYLAVHQYPNVDTTVQATTTFFLLILLLGGAFAIRTRLQDWVSPLVVIWAAIGIGVRLFDSSAPIGVIIIAMTAIGALLIYFPWGHYSIVPNAQAGAQTKD; from the coding sequence ATGGCTGAGCGGCAAACAGGTTCCGACCAAGCACGGGAGTCGGCCGAATCGTTGAATCCCCTTGACCCGCCCTCATTCCCAGACGACGGAAACTCAGATGACAGCGTTTCGTACGGCAACGTTTCAGATGACAACGTTTCAGATGACAACGTTTCGTACGACAACATTGAAGGCAGGACGGTCGGCACGCGGACCGCAGACGACTCCACCGTTTCGGAACCATCGCAGGATTTGACTGCCGACGCCAATGAGAAGATTCCGGTCGAGTCCACCGGCAACCCCAGCAGTGACCCCACCAGCGAGCCCAAGACGAAACGCGTTTCCCAGACAAGCGTGCTCTGGATCTGCTGGGCGATCATGGTCGCATTCAACGCATATTCCGAACTTGGCCGCCTCGGAGGAACGACGACCGGCGAAATATCCAACAGGGAGTTCGCCTGGTTCACCCCGGCAGGATACGTCTTTGCAATCTGGGGTGTGATCTATATCGCGTTGGCGGTCTTTCTTGCGGTTCTCCCCCGGGAGCATCTTCCACTGCTCTGGAGCACGGGTTTCAACGCAGTAGGCATCCTCTTCGTCGTCAGCTGCATCCTCAATGTCAGCTGGCTTATCGCATGGCACTATGAGCAGTTCACGGCAAGCATGATCATCATCGTCGCCGTCGCCATTTCGGTATGGCTGATGTATGCCTTGCTCAGACGCGCAGGTGCTGGAATCCTCGCATGGGCACCGATCTCGATATATGCAAGCTGGCTTGCTGTCGCCACATGCGCGAACGCGTCGTACCTCGCGGTTCATCAGTATCCGAACGTGGATACGACGGTGCAGGCAACCACCACATTCTTCCTGCTCATCCTCCTGCTTGGCGGTGCATTCGCCATTCGTACCAGATTGCAGGATTGGGTCAGCCCTTTGGTGGTCATATGGGCAGCCATTGGCATCGGGGTGCGCCTCTTCGATTCTTCCGCCCCCATCGGAGTCATCATCATCGCGATGACGGCCATCGGCGCGCTGCTGATTTATTTCCCGTGGGGACATTATTCGATCGTTCCGAACGCACAGGCCGGCGCGCAGACGAAGGACTGA